A portion of the Natronococcus sp. AD-5 genome contains these proteins:
- a CDS encoding LVIVD repeat-containing protein: MFTRNSLARSTRRAVLKAAAGALGIATVGGVASGHKYTTDGDLGEQFDGNRASDAANTDVVGYHSLGGIGSASLAGSPDEPHYGGLSELRVHDDIAVISAFSSRDETPGRGMAVLDVGQFTRAESRAELEHAELTVLSFYGNENDGAACMDVKLSDDGRYAFISKQPFTALFDESELDLDGDDADGGGADAAALEVVDISDPGNPEFVAQTSLSVWTLGPHNAWYHQIGGREYVFTTHGEDGVTGGINVFEFDRVSGTLDHVNWWNYSAELAEPETETDADGGEAYAHDVVVQDDPRFGTPVAYLANWNAGTRLLDVSDPTDIEELGVFEQDRAHHAVPAPTLLDGKRVFVAGHENPSSHEDGYVRNEGESGHYYLVDADPIDDVLGDERGDPVYLGASSTLRDDGVEPTTRTAFETYEDNGRTELDYWILFESTEQTFDETPGFEEEAADDDREYEGFDDFNLSGHNLDIDAEGNVVAGHYHAGTRFLEITDDFALEPTGHSRVGADVPEDATLGALSTGTPFHWCAVTRNGVTFSSGINEGPQAIAHEDVPVGEDTPIDARVEREADASLFTAGQTSQVRIHVDGDEPVRVRDRIPGDWEVVGGDVTVDEISGGDRKVVTVDGTVESGTVRYFVQVPSELADTGSYTVGPVEYARPDAAGEYGGGVSANNFLWRKENGETVTKTVLGVET, from the coding sequence GTCTCGGCGGGATCGGGTCGGCCTCGCTCGCCGGTTCCCCCGACGAGCCCCACTACGGCGGGCTCAGCGAGCTCCGAGTGCACGACGATATCGCGGTAATTTCGGCGTTCTCCTCGCGCGACGAGACGCCGGGTCGGGGCATGGCCGTCCTCGACGTCGGCCAGTTCACGCGCGCCGAGAGCCGCGCGGAGCTCGAGCACGCCGAGCTCACCGTCCTCTCGTTCTACGGCAACGAGAACGACGGTGCCGCCTGCATGGACGTGAAGCTCTCGGACGACGGCCGGTACGCGTTCATCTCGAAGCAGCCGTTTACCGCGCTGTTCGACGAGAGCGAACTCGACCTCGACGGCGACGACGCGGACGGCGGCGGGGCGGACGCGGCGGCGCTCGAGGTCGTCGACATCTCCGATCCCGGGAATCCCGAGTTCGTCGCGCAGACGTCGCTGTCCGTGTGGACGCTCGGGCCGCACAACGCCTGGTACCACCAGATCGGCGGTCGCGAGTACGTCTTCACGACGCACGGCGAGGACGGCGTGACGGGCGGCATCAACGTCTTCGAGTTCGATCGGGTGTCCGGAACGCTCGACCACGTCAACTGGTGGAACTACTCCGCGGAGCTGGCCGAACCCGAAACGGAGACCGACGCGGACGGCGGCGAGGCCTACGCACACGACGTCGTCGTCCAGGACGATCCTCGGTTCGGGACGCCCGTCGCCTACCTCGCGAACTGGAACGCGGGGACCCGCCTGCTCGACGTGAGCGATCCGACGGACATCGAGGAACTCGGCGTCTTCGAGCAGGACCGCGCCCACCACGCGGTGCCCGCGCCGACGCTGCTGGACGGCAAGCGCGTGTTCGTCGCCGGCCACGAGAACCCCTCGAGCCACGAGGACGGCTACGTCCGAAACGAGGGCGAGAGCGGCCACTACTACCTCGTCGACGCGGATCCGATCGACGACGTGCTCGGCGACGAGCGCGGCGATCCGGTTTACCTGGGCGCCTCGTCGACGCTGCGAGACGACGGCGTCGAGCCGACCACTCGCACGGCCTTCGAGACGTACGAGGACAACGGGCGAACGGAACTCGACTACTGGATCCTGTTCGAGTCGACGGAGCAGACGTTCGACGAGACGCCGGGCTTCGAGGAAGAGGCCGCGGACGACGACCGCGAGTACGAGGGCTTCGACGACTTCAACCTGAGCGGACACAACCTCGACATCGACGCCGAGGGGAACGTCGTCGCCGGCCACTACCACGCCGGGACGCGGTTCCTCGAGATCACCGACGACTTCGCCCTCGAGCCGACCGGCCACAGCCGCGTCGGCGCCGACGTTCCGGAGGACGCGACGCTCGGGGCGCTGTCGACGGGAACGCCGTTCCACTGGTGCGCGGTCACCCGTAACGGCGTCACGTTCTCGAGCGGGATCAACGAGGGACCGCAGGCCATCGCACACGAGGACGTACCCGTCGGCGAAGACACGCCGATCGACGCCCGCGTCGAGCGCGAAGCCGACGCCTCGCTGTTCACCGCGGGGCAGACGAGTCAGGTGCGGATCCACGTCGACGGCGACGAACCCGTCCGAGTGCGCGACCGCATCCCGGGCGACTGGGAGGTCGTCGGCGGCGACGTGACGGTCGACGAGATCAGCGGCGGCGATCGCAAGGTCGTCACCGTCGACGGAACGGTCGAGTCGGGGACGGTTCGATACTTCGTCCAAGTCCCGTCCGAACTGGCCGACACCGGCTCGTACACCGTCGGCCCGGTCGAGTACGCTCGTCCCGACGCCGCGGGCGAGTACGGCGGCGGCGTCAGCGCCAACAACTTCCTCTGGCGCAAGGAGAACGGCGAGACCGTCACGAAGACCGTCCTCGGAGTCGAGACGTAG
- a CDS encoding LVIVD repeat-containing protein, whose protein sequence is MTNDTNFDGANGARTGGERTRRAILEAAGATLGVAAVGGVASGHPGHGVPLGDPEDPGLADDSERTEEVGYHSLGGVGPASLSGSEDEPHYGGLSELRVHDDLGFVTALSSRDETPGRGLAVFDVSDFTRAESRAELEHAELTCLSFVSNDNPNSSCMDVKVSDDGEYVFVCKQPVAALSGEYAVGDADDHDTSPEDAALLAVDVSDPGNPMIVSRVNPGIWALGPHNCWHHQIGGQEYVFTAHGADGVTAGINVFEFDREAESLAHVNFWKFGAETAQGHLTGEVDAAYAHDIAVQDDPVTGKPYGYVSYWNAGTWIVDLSDPADVEPLAVFEMDRSHHTVPVPTLLEGKRLFVSGHENPDSTAGQDGDTGFYYLVDADGAEGDGVTHLGRASNLEDDLEPGDDGAELDRWIFNRDGEFENFVLSAHNLDIDVDGRMVAGHYCVGAFFYTIDPPGENGDGWSLTERGFFREGKDVPEESTRDGRTTATPYYWSAVLRNGVTFPGGINSGAAALAHDEFPVGEDTPVDAVLERESNASIFAAGQTSQVRIHVDADEPVRVRDRIPVSWKVVGGDVSVDELDGYRTVVTFDEEMREGTLRYYVQVPDDETDGYRLGPVEYARPSAADELPAPYGGGATATHRLWRTVNDEIVDVTVAALDL, encoded by the coding sequence ATGACTAACGATACGAACTTCGACGGCGCGAACGGGGCGCGTACGGGAGGCGAACGAACCAGACGAGCGATCCTCGAGGCGGCGGGCGCCACGCTCGGCGTCGCGGCCGTCGGGGGCGTCGCGAGCGGCCACCCGGGTCACGGCGTTCCGCTGGGCGACCCCGAGGACCCCGGGCTGGCAGACGACAGCGAGCGGACCGAGGAAGTCGGCTACCACAGCCTCGGCGGCGTCGGTCCGGCGTCGCTTTCCGGGAGCGAGGACGAACCCCACTACGGCGGGCTGTCGGAACTGCGGGTCCACGACGACCTCGGGTTCGTGACGGCCCTCTCCTCGCGCGACGAGACGCCGGGTCGCGGCCTCGCCGTTTTCGACGTGAGCGACTTTACCCGGGCCGAGAGCCGCGCGGAACTCGAGCACGCCGAACTCACCTGCCTGTCGTTCGTCTCGAACGACAACCCCAACTCGTCGTGTATGGACGTGAAGGTCAGCGACGACGGCGAGTACGTCTTCGTCTGCAAACAGCCGGTCGCGGCGCTCTCCGGCGAGTACGCCGTCGGCGACGCCGACGATCACGACACCAGTCCCGAAGACGCCGCCCTGCTGGCGGTCGACGTCTCCGACCCCGGCAACCCGATGATCGTTTCCCGGGTCAACCCGGGAATCTGGGCGCTCGGCCCGCACAACTGCTGGCACCACCAGATCGGCGGGCAGGAGTACGTCTTCACCGCCCACGGCGCGGACGGCGTCACGGCGGGGATTAACGTCTTCGAGTTCGATCGGGAGGCCGAGTCGCTCGCGCACGTCAACTTCTGGAAGTTCGGCGCCGAGACCGCCCAGGGCCACCTCACCGGCGAGGTAGACGCGGCTTACGCCCACGACATCGCGGTGCAGGACGACCCCGTGACCGGAAAGCCGTACGGCTACGTCTCCTACTGGAACGCCGGCACCTGGATCGTCGACCTCTCCGATCCCGCGGACGTCGAACCGCTCGCCGTCTTCGAGATGGATCGCTCGCACCACACGGTCCCGGTTCCGACGCTGCTCGAGGGCAAGCGCCTGTTCGTCTCCGGCCACGAGAACCCCGATTCGACGGCCGGGCAGGACGGCGACACCGGCTTCTACTACCTCGTCGACGCCGACGGCGCGGAGGGGGACGGCGTGACCCACCTCGGAAGAGCCTCGAACCTCGAGGACGACCTCGAACCCGGCGACGACGGCGCGGAACTCGACCGCTGGATCTTCAACCGGGACGGCGAATTCGAGAATTTCGTGCTGAGCGCGCACAACCTCGACATCGACGTCGACGGTCGGATGGTCGCCGGTCACTACTGCGTGGGCGCGTTCTTCTACACGATCGATCCGCCGGGCGAGAACGGCGACGGCTGGTCGCTCACCGAGCGCGGCTTCTTCCGCGAGGGGAAGGACGTCCCCGAGGAGTCGACCCGCGACGGACGGACGACGGCGACGCCGTACTACTGGAGCGCGGTCCTGCGCAACGGCGTCACCTTCCCCGGCGGTATCAACTCGGGAGCGGCGGCGCTCGCCCACGACGAGTTCCCCGTCGGCGAGGACACCCCGGTCGACGCCGTCCTCGAGCGCGAGAGTAACGCCTCGATCTTCGCCGCGGGGCAGACGAGCCAGGTGCGGATTCACGTCGACGCCGACGAACCGGTTCGCGTGCGCGATCGGATCCCCGTCTCGTGGAAGGTCGTCGGCGGCGACGTGTCGGTCGACGAGCTCGACGGCTACCGGACGGTCGTCACCTTCGACGAAGAAATGCGGGAGGGGACGCTCCGCTACTACGTCCAGGTACCGGACGACGAGACGGACGGCTACCGCCTCGGCCCGGTCGAGTACGCCAGGCCGTCGGCGGCCGACGAGCTACCGGCGCCGTACGGCGGCGGCGCGACGGCGACGCACCGGCTGTGGCGAACGGTCAACGACGAGATCGTCGACGTGACGGTCGCCGCACTCGATCTCTGA
- a CDS encoding L-aspartate oxidase, translating to MTETPTDDRQEPTTATDVAGVENRIDGGNAASSVGLEYEVVATPVLVIGAGAAGARVAIELADAGIEALVISKRDHGDAHTTWAAGGVNAALGTLDPEDDWTIHAADTLNEGHHLNDPEAVELTAKHMPDRIRELEAWGMPFDRTDDGEINQRYFGAQSYRRTCFIGDRTGEAMLETLIGRARELEVPYRENVMITRLLSDGRRVSGAVGFDMETGRGLLFRSNHVVLAAGGFSAFYRRHSSRDDENNGDAQALALEAGARLLDLEFVQFHPTGMVGDRYGEEWDGRLVTEAVRGEGGRLYNVDGERFMKRYSPDQMELDARDVVARAIAREVREGRGTDDGGVFLDVSHRDPNYVRDRLPSMVERFESLGVDITAEPMEVAPTAHYTMGGVDVDFRTGETGVDGLYAVGESVAGVHGANRLGGNSLAETVAIGKLVGEHVAGAVADGDRDPAVTDDQRALAEREFRALEGLAAADGDVAPRALLDELGELLWDHAGILRDEESLRGGLAELESLRDRTADVRVDGGLTSRSFEYVVDLSFSLTLAEALFRAALERTESRGAHYRTDHPETDPDWRVNLLVSVDEGELSIRRRGVAEPGEAVQDALEEGYELDYHHLE from the coding sequence ATGACAGAAACACCGACAGACGACCGTCAGGAGCCGACGACTGCCACCGACGTCGCGGGCGTCGAAAACCGAATCGACGGCGGGAACGCGGCCTCGTCCGTCGGGCTCGAGTACGAGGTCGTCGCGACGCCGGTGCTCGTCATCGGGGCGGGCGCGGCGGGTGCCCGCGTCGCGATCGAGCTCGCCGACGCGGGGATCGAAGCGCTGGTGATCAGCAAGCGCGACCACGGAGACGCACACACGACGTGGGCGGCCGGCGGCGTCAACGCGGCGCTCGGCACGCTCGATCCCGAGGACGACTGGACGATCCACGCGGCGGACACGCTGAACGAGGGCCACCACCTGAACGATCCCGAGGCGGTCGAACTGACGGCGAAGCACATGCCCGACCGAATTCGCGAACTCGAGGCCTGGGGGATGCCGTTCGACCGCACCGACGACGGCGAGATCAACCAGCGCTACTTCGGCGCCCAGTCGTATCGCCGCACCTGCTTCATCGGCGACCGGACCGGCGAGGCGATGCTCGAGACGCTGATCGGCCGGGCCCGCGAACTCGAGGTCCCCTACCGCGAGAACGTGATGATCACGCGGCTGCTCTCGGACGGCCGGCGCGTCTCCGGCGCCGTCGGCTTCGACATGGAGACCGGCCGGGGCCTCCTCTTTCGGAGCAACCACGTCGTGCTGGCAGCGGGCGGATTCTCCGCGTTCTATCGGCGCCACTCCTCGCGCGACGACGAGAACAACGGCGACGCCCAGGCGCTGGCGCTCGAGGCCGGCGCGCGGCTGCTGGACCTCGAGTTCGTCCAGTTCCACCCGACCGGGATGGTCGGCGACCGGTACGGCGAGGAGTGGGACGGCCGCCTCGTCACCGAAGCGGTTCGCGGCGAAGGGGGACGGCTCTACAACGTCGATGGCGAGCGGTTCATGAAGCGCTACTCGCCCGACCAGATGGAACTCGACGCGCGGGACGTCGTCGCGCGAGCGATCGCCCGGGAGGTCCGAGAAGGTCGCGGTACCGACGACGGCGGCGTCTTCCTCGACGTCTCACACCGAGATCCCAACTACGTCCGCGACCGATTGCCGTCGATGGTCGAGCGGTTCGAATCTCTCGGCGTCGACATCACCGCGGAACCGATGGAGGTCGCGCCGACGGCCCACTACACGATGGGCGGCGTCGACGTCGACTTCCGGACCGGCGAGACCGGCGTCGACGGGCTCTACGCCGTCGGCGAGTCGGTCGCGGGCGTCCACGGCGCGAACCGCCTCGGCGGGAACTCGCTGGCCGAAACCGTCGCGATCGGGAAACTCGTCGGCGAACACGTCGCGGGCGCCGTCGCCGACGGAGACCGCGATCCCGCCGTGACCGACGACCAGCGAGCGCTGGCCGAACGGGAGTTCCGGGCGCTCGAGGGCCTCGCAGCCGCCGACGGCGACGTCGCGCCGCGGGCGCTCCTCGACGAACTCGGCGAACTACTGTGGGACCACGCGGGTATCCTTCGGGACGAGGAGAGCCTCCGGGGGGGACTGGCGGAACTCGAGTCGCTGCGGGATCGGACGGCCGACGTCCGCGTCGACGGGGGCCTCACCTCGCGCTCGTTCGAGTACGTTGTGGACCTCTCGTTCAGCCTCACCCTCGCCGAGGCGCTGTTCCGGGCGGCCCTCGAGCGAACCGAGTCCCGCGGTGCGCACTACCGAACGGACCACCCCGAAACGGATCCCGACTGGCGCGTCAACCTCCTGGTTTCGGTCGACGAGGGCGAGCTCTCGATCCGCCGTCGCGGCGTCGCCGAACCCGGCGAGGCGGTGCAGGATGCGCTCGAGGAAGGGTACGAACTCGACTATCACCACCTCGAGTAG
- a CDS encoding metal-dependent hydrolase yields the protein MQPIVHLAVGYLCYAGYARWERGEPPAAAPAEAAIVGAALPDLLDKPLWLSGVLDVGRTIGHSLLFAIPVIAAVWLVARARDRRALGVAFAVGYLSHLATDVPWHLLSGDLDELGFLLWPLTPMPEYTGTKPLGTVVGLEVTTLWLEAVVLVAGVALWWSDGRPGFEPTRRSESG from the coding sequence ATGCAGCCGATCGTTCACCTCGCCGTCGGCTACCTCTGTTACGCGGGGTACGCACGCTGGGAGCGCGGGGAACCGCCCGCCGCAGCGCCCGCCGAAGCCGCGATCGTCGGCGCGGCGCTTCCGGACCTGCTCGACAAACCGCTCTGGCTGTCCGGCGTCCTCGACGTCGGGCGAACGATCGGCCACTCGCTGCTGTTTGCGATCCCCGTGATCGCCGCCGTCTGGCTGGTCGCGAGGGCGCGCGACCGGCGGGCGCTCGGCGTCGCCTTCGCCGTCGGCTACCTCTCGCACCTCGCGACCGACGTCCCATGGCACCTGCTCTCGGGCGATCTCGACGAACTCGGCTTTCTGCTCTGGCCGCTCACCCCGATGCCGGAGTACACGGGAACGAAGCCGCTCGGAACCGTCGTCGGACTCGAGGTTACGACGCTGTGGCTCGAGGCCGTCGTCCTCGTCGCGGGCGTCGCGCTGTGGTGGTCCGACGGACGGCCGGGATTCGAACCGACTCGCCGCTCGGAGAGCGGGTAG
- a CDS encoding heavy metal translocating P-type ATPase, with product MSEPSTESPGSSRTLELRVPEMDCPSCAGKVRNSVERLEGIGRLEPQVTSGRLVVEYDPTLTSESAVRERVRAAGYAIESESAELSVSVPDMDCPSCATKVENALADVDGVADIETRPATGRVTVTGAAGTDPETITAAIESAGYEATPIADERNSMAESEAVWRSRRAVGTGIGAVLVTAGMVLEFVLPALDPALGAVAGQPYGLSHALFVAAAAVAGAPILRNGYYSARNRSLDIDFLMSAGIVASVATYHPFEGAMLAVLFSVAELLERFSMDRARDSLRELMDLSPDAATVRREDGSEETVPADDLEIGDVVVVRPGEKIPADGVVLEGESAVDQAPITGESVPADKGEGDEVYAGTIPESGYLEVEVESEASDSTIARIVRLVEDAEREQTKREQFVDRFANVYTPIVVALALAVAALPPLLVGAAWDTWFLRGLTLLVIACPCAFVISTPVSVVSGITSAAKNGVLIKGGRHLEAVGESDVLAVDKTGTLTAGNLSVTDVIPLEGADEADVLRRAGAAERRSEHPIGRAIVGYAEERGLEPDDPDVSAFEALTGKGVRADVGGTIHYVGKPELFEGLADLAHVHATTDGGLTLESMGYEAESQCEREACLDVVSEVVPDLQAEGKTVVIVGTEDGPIGVVGVADRVRPEARWAVSRLQEQGVRVVMLTGDNEGTARAIAEDVGIEEYHAELLPDEKLELIRELEAEYETADEARVAMVGDGINDAPALATASVGIAMGAAGTDTALETADVALMGDDLTRLPYLYDLSRKANGVIQQNIWSSLAVKAVLAAGAPFGIVTVIHAVVVGDMGMSLGVTGNAMRLAGVEPETPDAMEDAGDVQR from the coding sequence ATGAGCGAGCCCTCTACCGAATCGCCGGGCTCGAGTCGCACCCTCGAGTTGCGGGTCCCCGAGATGGACTGTCCCTCCTGTGCCGGCAAGGTGCGAAACAGCGTCGAGCGACTCGAGGGGATCGGCCGCCTCGAGCCGCAGGTGACCAGCGGCCGCCTCGTCGTCGAGTACGATCCGACGCTGACGAGCGAGTCGGCGGTTCGCGAACGCGTCAGGGCGGCCGGCTACGCGATCGAGTCCGAGAGCGCCGAGCTCTCGGTCTCGGTCCCCGACATGGACTGCCCCTCCTGCGCGACGAAAGTCGAGAACGCGCTGGCCGACGTCGACGGTGTCGCTGACATCGAGACGCGACCCGCGACGGGGCGAGTTACCGTGACGGGCGCCGCGGGAACCGATCCCGAGACGATCACCGCGGCGATCGAGTCCGCCGGCTACGAGGCGACGCCGATCGCGGACGAGCGCAACTCGATGGCCGAATCGGAGGCGGTCTGGCGGAGCCGACGAGCCGTCGGGACGGGAATCGGCGCCGTCCTGGTCACGGCGGGGATGGTTCTCGAGTTCGTCCTCCCCGCGCTCGACCCGGCGCTCGGCGCGGTCGCGGGCCAGCCGTACGGCCTCTCGCACGCCCTCTTCGTCGCGGCCGCGGCCGTCGCCGGCGCGCCGATCCTCCGGAACGGCTACTACTCCGCGCGAAATCGGAGCCTCGACATCGACTTCCTGATGAGCGCCGGGATCGTCGCGAGCGTCGCGACCTACCACCCCTTCGAGGGCGCGATGCTCGCGGTCCTCTTCAGCGTCGCCGAGCTGCTCGAGCGGTTCTCGATGGACCGCGCGCGCGACTCGCTGCGAGAGCTCATGGACCTCTCGCCGGACGCCGCCACGGTTCGGCGCGAGGACGGCTCCGAGGAGACGGTCCCGGCGGACGACCTCGAGATCGGCGACGTCGTCGTGGTCCGGCCGGGCGAGAAGATCCCGGCCGACGGGGTCGTCCTGGAGGGCGAGAGCGCGGTCGATCAGGCGCCGATCACGGGCGAGAGCGTCCCCGCGGACAAGGGCGAGGGCGACGAGGTCTACGCCGGGACGATCCCCGAATCGGGCTACCTCGAGGTCGAAGTCGAGAGCGAGGCGAGCGACTCGACCATCGCGCGGATCGTTCGGCTGGTCGAAGACGCCGAGCGCGAGCAGACGAAACGCGAGCAGTTCGTCGACCGGTTCGCGAACGTGTACACGCCGATCGTCGTGGCCCTCGCACTCGCCGTCGCGGCGCTGCCGCCGCTGCTCGTCGGCGCCGCCTGGGACACGTGGTTCCTGCGCGGGCTGACGCTGCTCGTCATCGCCTGTCCCTGCGCGTTCGTCATCTCCACTCCCGTGAGCGTCGTCTCCGGAATCACGAGCGCCGCCAAGAACGGGGTGCTGATCAAGGGCGGTCGCCACCTCGAGGCGGTCGGCGAGAGCGACGTCCTCGCGGTCGACAAGACGGGGACGCTGACCGCGGGTAACCTCTCCGTGACCGACGTCATCCCGCTCGAGGGCGCCGACGAGGCGGACGTGCTCCGCCGCGCCGGCGCCGCTGAGCGCCGGAGCGAGCACCCGATCGGTCGGGCGATCGTCGGCTACGCCGAGGAGCGGGGGCTCGAGCCCGACGACCCCGACGTCTCGGCGTTCGAGGCGCTGACCGGGAAGGGCGTCCGCGCCGACGTCGGCGGCACCATCCACTACGTCGGCAAGCCGGAGCTCTTCGAGGGGCTGGCGGACCTGGCGCACGTCCACGCGACCACCGACGGCGGGCTGACGCTCGAGTCGATGGGCTACGAGGCCGAGTCGCAGTGCGAGCGCGAGGCCTGCCTCGACGTCGTAAGCGAGGTCGTACCCGACCTCCAGGCCGAGGGGAAAACCGTCGTCATCGTCGGCACCGAGGACGGACCGATCGGCGTCGTCGGCGTCGCGGATCGGGTTCGGCCGGAAGCGCGGTGGGCCGTCTCGCGGCTACAGGAGCAGGGCGTCCGCGTCGTGATGCTCACCGGCGACAACGAGGGCACCGCGCGGGCCATCGCCGAGGACGTCGGGATCGAGGAGTACCACGCCGAGTTGCTGCCGGACGAGAAACTCGAGTTGATCCGCGAACTGGAGGCCGAGTACGAGACGGCCGACGAGGCCCGCGTCGCGATGGTCGGCGACGGGATCAACGACGCGCCCGCGCTCGCGACCGCCAGCGTCGGCATCGCCATGGGCGCGGCGGGGACGGACACCGCGCTCGAGACGGCCGACGTCGCGCTGATGGGCGACGACCTCACCCGGCTGCCGTACCTCTACGACCTCTCGCGCAAGGCGAACGGCGTCATTCAACAGAACATCTGGTCGAGCCTGGCCGTCAAGGCAGTGCTCGCGGCCGGCGCGCCGTTCGGGATCGTGACCGTGATTCACGCGGTCGTCGTCGGCGACATGGGGATGAGTCTCGGCGTGACGGGCAACGCGATGCGGCTCGCGGGCGTCGAACCCGAGACCCCGGACGCGATGGAGGACGCCGGCGACGTTCAGAGGTGA
- a CDS encoding helix-turn-helix domain-containing protein: MREFVFALEYDPGTNPVADVLASYPDASVRSLSCHVSPDSLWRVDLATGPEDALARLEAAYETADYFADCLVKDHCGAECETQVLDRSSDTLVVYTYWDRTEVCTSVPHVALEYLGDGLLFETYREGRRYRWRIVLGSDAPIHDFFDALGEEVGECTGMEMLRLTELDPNRHSVDPDDSLPAEQREALRAAVEHGYYETPRRIELSELADRLEVPRSTLSYRLRRAEAALATTFVAEDESIETLAAAGASGAL, encoded by the coding sequence ATGAGAGAATTCGTCTTCGCACTCGAGTACGATCCGGGAACGAACCCGGTCGCCGACGTGCTCGCCTCGTATCCCGACGCCTCGGTTCGATCGCTGTCGTGTCACGTCTCCCCGGACAGCCTCTGGCGCGTCGACCTCGCGACCGGCCCCGAGGACGCGCTCGCGAGGCTCGAGGCCGCCTACGAGACGGCGGACTACTTCGCCGACTGTCTGGTGAAAGACCACTGCGGGGCCGAGTGCGAGACGCAGGTGCTCGATCGCTCGAGCGACACGCTGGTCGTCTACACCTACTGGGACCGCACGGAGGTCTGTACCTCGGTCCCCCACGTCGCGCTCGAGTACCTCGGGGACGGCCTGCTGTTCGAGACCTACCGGGAGGGGCGGCGCTACCGCTGGCGGATCGTGCTCGGCAGCGACGCGCCGATTCACGACTTCTTCGACGCGCTGGGCGAGGAAGTCGGCGAGTGTACGGGCATGGAGATGCTCCGGCTGACGGAACTCGATCCGAACCGCCACAGCGTCGATCCCGACGACTCGCTGCCCGCCGAGCAGCGCGAGGCGCTGCGGGCGGCCGTCGAACACGGCTACTACGAGACGCCGCGACGGATCGAACTCTCGGAACTCGCCGATCGACTGGAGGTTCCGCGGTCGACCCTCTCCTACCGACTGCGGCGCGCCGAGGCGGCTCTCGCGACGACGTTCGTCGCCGAGGACGAGTCGATCGAAACGCTGGCGGCCGCCGGCGCGAGCGGCGCCCTCTGA
- a CDS encoding acyl-CoA dehydrogenase family protein: MEFGLTEEQQQIRDEITRFAENEIVPVAQEYDEEEKYPHEIIDKAAEMGLTGAYIPMDYGGAGYSILDTAIITEELFSYDPGIALSIVSTSFGCEAIMNFGTEDQKERFLEPVAMGEKISGAAISEPDTGSDVSSVSTEAEKDGDEWVINGNKMWITNGSIGDFFVVLCKTNPDAEGRYNGFSQIIVESDRDGFEADKITGKLGIRASDTAELIFDDVRVPEENLVGTEDAAFMQQMQFFDETRTAVAAQGVGIAKGATRAALEYAQDREQFGQSISEFQAIQHKLAEMATDTEAARNLTYKSAWKVDQGEDITKLASMAKEYASRVAVEVADEAVQVHGGAGYVNDFPVERFYRDAKITQIYEGTTEIQKNVIAREMLGKGF, from the coding sequence ATGGAATTCGGTCTCACCGAAGAACAACAGCAGATCCGCGACGAGATCACTCGGTTCGCGGAGAACGAAATCGTCCCCGTCGCCCAGGAGTACGACGAGGAAGAGAAGTACCCCCACGAGATCATCGACAAGGCCGCGGAGATGGGCCTGACCGGCGCCTACATCCCGATGGACTACGGCGGCGCCGGCTACTCGATCCTCGACACCGCGATCATCACGGAGGAGCTGTTCTCCTACGATCCCGGCATCGCCCTCTCGATCGTCTCGACCTCCTTCGGCTGCGAGGCGATCATGAACTTCGGGACCGAGGATCAGAAGGAGCGCTTCTTAGAGCCCGTCGCGATGGGCGAGAAGATCTCCGGCGCGGCGATCTCCGAACCGGACACCGGCTCCGACGTCTCGTCGGTCTCGACGGAGGCCGAGAAGGACGGCGACGAGTGGGTGATCAACGGCAACAAGATGTGGATCACCAACGGCAGTATCGGCGACTTCTTCGTCGTGCTCTGTAAGACCAACCCGGACGCCGAGGGCCGCTACAACGGCTTCAGCCAGATCATCGTCGAGTCCGACCGCGACGGCTTCGAGGCCGACAAGATCACGGGCAAGCTCGGCATTCGCGCCTCCGACACCGCGGAGCTCATCTTCGACGACGTCCGCGTCCCCGAGGAGAACCTCGTCGGGACCGAGGACGCCGCCTTCATGCAGCAGATGCAGTTCTTCGACGAAACCCGGACCGCGGTCGCCGCACAGGGCGTCGGCATCGCGAAGGGAGCCACCCGCGCCGCCCTCGAGTACGCCCAGGACCGCGAACAGTTCGGGCAGTCGATCTCGGAGTTCCAGGCCATCCAGCACAAACTCGCCGAGATGGCCACGGACACCGAAGCCGCGCGCAACCTGACCTACAAGTCCGCCTGGAAGGTCGACCAGGGCGAGGACATCACCAAGCTCGCCTCGATGGCCAAGGAGTACGCCTCCCGCGTCGCCGTCGAGGTCGCCGACGAGGCCGTTCAGGTCCACGGCGGCGCCGGTTACGTCAACGACTTCCCCGTCGAGCGGTTCTACCGCGACGCCAAGATCACCCAGATCTACGAGGGAACCACCGAGATCCAGAAGAACGTCATCGCCCGCGAGATGCTCGGCAAAGGATTCTAG